A DNA window from Zingiber officinale cultivar Zhangliang chromosome 3A, Zo_v1.1, whole genome shotgun sequence contains the following coding sequences:
- the LOC122050445 gene encoding uncharacterized protein LOC122050445: protein MESVLFKILKKKAAALEAAADKEMEQLGIAPVGSHEDESEAQAGESAAQASPMDAAGGATLSKEPSVREEDSEPEDELLLDKKRRRVEKPLRSTTSAVLASERMGTASPRGQAPSVEALSSNWTPSQLDAVVAPIEAVSVTSLPPTPRRVLRSGILSTMSSPASDPLVSAQTTPGRRRTVRAALHLPTEAFMAESDRPTAPEHMITMKGPLAEMWADARARVAMIPLDKLADSHMQQATGRWVQEVAVSNRLAMVEDELKRLKSQGGPSSSRGPSYAELQKELDKTKNLLEAERKKTADQAYMLDQLDKKVKSYDRKIELATTRKNIAIADMEKKNVEARALEQRVNELAELLESVHKGRSEEVTKLKDDLKALQEALDASRAAFKEYQEAEPGRVAALRQYYIRSAEFVEKP, encoded by the exons ATGGAGTCTGTTCTGTTCaaaatcttgaagaagaaagcgGCCGCGCTCGAAGCGGCAGCGGACAAGGAAATGGAGCAATTgggcattgctccggtcggctctcatgaggATGAGAGTGAAGCGCAAgcaggggagtcggccgctcaggcttcgcctATGGATGCGGCTGGTGGTGCAACTCTTAGCAAAGAACCGTCCGTTCGGGAGGAAGACTCCGAACCAGAGGACGAGCTTCTGCTTGACAAGAAAAGACGGCGAGTTGAGAAGCCCCTCCGTTCGACAACCTCCGCAGTGCTAGCGTCCGAGCGGATGGGCACCGCGTCTCCACGCGGCCAAGCACCATCAGTCGAGGCGCTATCCTCCAACTGGACTCCCTCTCAGCTGGATGCGGTAGTGGCCCCCATCGAAGCAGTGTCGGTTACCTCCCTTCCTCCTACACCACGCCGAGTCCTCCGCTCGGGCATTTTGTCTACCATGTCCAGCCCCGCCTCTGATCCTTTGGTGTCCGCTCAGACGACCCCGGGCCGGCGTCGTACTGTTAGGGCCGCTCTGCATCTCCCTACGGAGGCATTCATGGCCGAGTCCGATCGGCCGACGGCCCCCGAGCATATGATCACGATGAAGGGGCCCCTCGCTGAGATGTGGGCAGACGCTCGGGCCCGTGTGGCCATGATACCGCTCGACAAGTTGGCTGacagccacatgcaacaggccacagGG CGATGGGTGCAAGAGGTTGCTGTCTCCAATCGCTTGGCAATGGTGGAGGACGAGCTAAAGAGGCTAAAGAGTCAGGGCGGCCCGTCTTCTTCTCGAGGCCCTTCTTATGCTGAGCTACAGAAGGAGCTCGACAAAACCAAGAATCTGTTagaggccgagaggaagaagacggCTGACCAGGCTTACATGTTGGACCAGCTAGACAAAAAGGTCAAATCCTATGACCGCAAGATTgagctggccaccactcggaagaacatcGCCATCGCTGATATGGAAAAAAAGAATGTAGAAGCACGAGCTCTCGAGCAACGTGTGAATGAGCTTGCCGAGCTACTAGAAAGCGTGCACAAAGGCCGCTCGGAGGAGGTGACCAAGCTCAAGGACGATTTGAAGGCCTTGCAGGAGGCTCTTGATGCTTCTCGTGCCgccttcaaagagtaccaagaggcgGAGCCGGGCCGCGTCGCCGCCTTGAGGCAATactacatccgctcggcggaATTTGTGGAGAAG CCATAG
- the LOC122053794 gene encoding transcription factor LAF1-like, which produces MPGDRSVIIAELGVLQMPMNCRKCEKKSKVNNCRKGLWSPEEDEKLKSCINKHGLGNWSCIPAKAGLQRNGKSCRLRWLNYLRPGLNHDTFSSQEVETIVKLQSLLGNKWSLIAKHLLGRTDNEVKNYWNSNLRNKIMKGGESLKSPFSSSKLPQCTSQFSFSACLESMEPSTKEPTQPERGVEESAAKGGRSQQLSFPKILFTDWISMEHPEGQNPMQADEGMSSNWACSMSSTDVSWLELLQASYMPSDEDLIREFGVGEFRSHFNHGETVFDAVSGVETSNGFQMSQGPFVFNN; this is translated from the exons ATGCCGGGAGACAGAAGTGTAATCATTGCCGAGCTTGGAGTCCTTCAGATGCCCATGAATTGCAGGAAATGTGAGAAGAAGTCTAAGGTTAATAATTGTAGGAAGGGCTTGTGGTCACCAGAAGAGGATGAGAAGCTGAAGAGCTGCATCAATAAGCATGGCCTCGGAAATTGGAGCTGCATCCCTGCCAAAGCTG GTTTGCAGAGAAATGGGAAGAGCTGCAGATTGAGGTGGCTCAATTACTTGAGGCCAGGGTTGAACCATGACACCTTTTCTTCTCAGGAGGTGGAAACGATTGTGAAACTCCAATCTCTGTTGGGAAACAA GTGGTCTCTGATAGCTAAACATCTACTAGGAAGAACCGACAACGAAGTGAAGAACTATTGGAACTCCAATCTCAGAAACAAAATTATGAAGGGAGGGGAATCATTGAAATCTCCTTTCTCATCTTCAAAATTGCCACAATGCACTAGCCAATTCTCATTTTCAGCATGTCTAGAATCCATGGAACCATCCACTAAGGAACCAACTCAGCCAGAGAGAGGAGTCGAGGAAAGTGCAGCGAAGGGAGGGAGGAGCCAACAACTTTCATTTCCTAAAATACTATTTACGGATTGGATTTCAATGGAGCATCCTGAAGGTCAAAATCCAATGCAAGCTGATGAAGGGATGAGCAGCAACTGGGCCTGCTCCATGTCAAGTACAGATGTGAGCTGGTTGGAGCTGTTGCAAGCTAGTTATATGCCTTCTGACGAAGATTTGATCCGTGAATTCGGGGTTGGAGAGTTTAGATCACATTTCAATCATGGAGAAACTGTATTTGATGCTGTTTCAGGGGTTGAGACTAGCAATGGTTTCCAGATGAGCCAGGGTCCGTTTGTATTCAATAACTAA